The Congregibacter litoralis KT71 genome contains a region encoding:
- a CDS encoding isocitrate/isopropylmalate family dehydrogenase has protein sequence MSNKIKVEKPLVILHGDEMAQIAFERLLEQFVTSRLDINLLEVDLSAEKRFTTNGQVVLDAIDALIEHGVGIKNAGMTVNRSQLDELLAKYPDVKESELDKLATKSPNGAIRKGIGGNITREDIEFQNLTSVRPDWIDRDIEVDTMDSGGLDFSYSELSNATGVAKVMFVGSSGDPVELHRRTLKKGDPWMLANNSLEEVEAWAHRFFQRALDEKRDIYLGLKDTVVPGYDGVMRAAIEAIYERDYKEKVAAAGLKYHYELIDAQAARIVSNPPERALWGVPDNVSGMKLYKLVQQLKHYGLPERKANVSISRMSAGGGDQYGSYNTPAPEDGIIKVVVDGVEKHARMVKANDPILFMSNDRDAIKDWVKQVFKDASINKKEVYFGLKREFVNYDEVYSSIILEIRKELAALDTPPPSFMIMRPSRQLSKMICDPPRWGLYPAQNLDGDIFSDISAALGGSLATASSVIKSKDGTLLYEAPHGTAHDLYLRYLETDGKEAHFNSSALIFAVANALEEMARREENEALADYAQRLKAALIDTVAQGTITGDLKGKTLDPESENVVDMYGFLDAIEANLNAS, from the coding sequence GTGAGCAACAAAATCAAGGTAGAGAAGCCACTGGTCATCCTCCATGGCGACGAAATGGCGCAAATAGCCTTTGAGCGCCTCCTGGAGCAGTTTGTTACCTCACGCCTGGACATCAATCTTCTGGAGGTGGATCTGTCCGCGGAGAAGCGCTTTACCACGAACGGGCAGGTGGTGCTTGACGCCATCGATGCGCTTATTGAGCACGGCGTGGGCATTAAAAACGCCGGGATGACGGTGAATCGCAGCCAGCTTGACGAACTGCTCGCCAAGTATCCCGACGTCAAAGAGTCAGAGCTGGACAAGCTCGCCACCAAGTCCCCCAACGGCGCTATCCGAAAAGGTATCGGTGGCAACATTACGCGCGAGGATATCGAATTTCAGAATCTCACCAGCGTGCGCCCGGACTGGATCGACCGGGACATCGAAGTGGACACCATGGACAGCGGGGGACTGGATTTCAGCTACAGCGAACTGTCCAACGCGACGGGTGTGGCAAAGGTGATGTTTGTGGGCAGCAGTGGTGACCCCGTGGAATTGCATCGGCGCACCCTGAAAAAGGGCGATCCCTGGATGTTGGCAAACAACAGTCTCGAAGAGGTTGAGGCCTGGGCCCATCGGTTTTTCCAGCGCGCTCTGGATGAGAAGCGGGATATCTACCTGGGTTTGAAAGATACGGTGGTTCCCGGCTACGACGGGGTTATGCGCGCCGCCATTGAGGCCATATACGAGCGAGATTACAAAGAAAAGGTCGCTGCGGCGGGGCTGAAGTATCACTACGAGCTCATTGATGCCCAGGCAGCGCGGATCGTGTCAAATCCGCCGGAGCGGGCCCTGTGGGGGGTTCCCGATAACGTCAGCGGCATGAAGCTTTACAAACTGGTGCAGCAGCTCAAGCACTACGGTTTGCCCGAGCGAAAGGCGAACGTCTCCATCTCCCGAATGAGCGCCGGCGGTGGCGATCAATACGGCAGCTACAACACTCCCGCGCCTGAAGACGGCATCATCAAGGTGGTTGTCGACGGCGTTGAGAAGCACGCGCGGATGGTCAAGGCGAATGATCCCATCCTGTTCATGTCCAATGATCGCGATGCGATCAAGGATTGGGTGAAGCAGGTTTTCAAAGATGCATCGATTAATAAAAAGGAGGTGTATTTCGGTCTGAAGCGCGAGTTTGTTAACTACGACGAGGTCTACAGCTCGATTATTCTCGAGATTCGTAAAGAGCTGGCTGCCCTGGACACGCCTCCGCCGTCCTTCATGATCATGCGTCCGTCCCGGCAGCTCAGCAAGATGATCTGCGATCCGCCGCGCTGGGGCCTGTATCCCGCCCAGAACCTCGACGGTGATATTTTTTCGGATATCTCAGCGGCGCTTGGTGGCAGTCTTGCTACCGCAAGCTCGGTGATTAAAAGCAAAGATGGCACCTTGCTCTACGAGGCGCCTCACGGCACGGCCCACGATCTTTATCTGCGGTATCTCGAGACCGACGGCAAGGAAGCGCATTTCAATTCATCGGCATTAATCTTTGCCGTGGCCAATGCCCTGGAGGAGATGGCCCGGCGTGAAGAGAATGAAGCCCTTGCCGACTATGCCCAACGCCTGAAAGCGGCCCTCATAGACACGGTAGCGCAGGGCACGATCACCGGTGATCTCAAGGGTAAAACCCTGGATCCGGAGAGCGAAAACGTGGTGGATATGTACGGATTCCTCGACGCCATTGAAGCAAACCTCAACGCCTCATGA
- a CDS encoding DUF2058 domain-containing protein, translating to MAGSLQDQLLNAGLSDAKKAKKLDKEKRKQKRTAQKSRTEVVDEVKLAAQRARDDKAARDRELNQARNLEAQRKAIEAQIVQLIDKNKLDRKGGDIGFNFTDEQKIKKIYVSGLQQKLLAAGKVAIAAVTEGYELIPSEVAHKIAERDATRVIFCTESTADALEGEERDWYKDYEIPDDLMW from the coding sequence ATGGCCGGATCTCTCCAGGATCAATTATTGAATGCAGGCTTGAGCGACGCGAAAAAGGCCAAAAAACTCGACAAGGAGAAACGCAAACAGAAACGCACGGCGCAGAAGTCCCGCACAGAGGTAGTGGACGAAGTGAAGCTGGCGGCGCAGCGGGCGCGTGACGACAAAGCCGCGAGGGACCGGGAACTTAACCAGGCAAGGAATCTGGAAGCCCAGCGAAAAGCCATTGAGGCGCAGATTGTTCAGCTCATTGATAAAAACAAGCTGGATCGCAAAGGCGGCGATATCGGCTTTAACTTCACCGATGAACAAAAGATCAAAAAAATCTATGTCTCAGGGCTTCAGCAAAAGCTTCTGGCCGCCGGCAAGGTCGCTATCGCTGCCGTGACCGAGGGCTATGAACTCATACCCTCGGAGGTCGCTCACAAGATCGCCGAGCGGGATGCGACGCGGGTCATTTTTTGCACCGAAAGCACTGCCGACGCCCTGGAGGGAGAAGAGAGGGACTGGTACAAGGACTACGAGATTCCCGACGATCTCATGTGGTGA
- a CDS encoding VOC family protein has protein sequence MLNHLMIGSSDIEKTKAFYNAVLGVLGAGDPIEHTNDTGQKRLFYIHDGTTFGISEPINGEPVTTANGSTIGFLCHSPEQVKELHDVAVAHGARSVEDPPGPRNSSMGVMHLSYFLDPDGHKICGIHRPG, from the coding sequence ATGCTAAATCACTTAATGATCGGATCCAGCGACATTGAAAAGACCAAGGCCTTCTACAACGCCGTGCTCGGCGTGCTGGGCGCTGGCGATCCCATCGAGCACACCAATGATACGGGCCAGAAGCGCCTGTTCTATATTCATGATGGAACGACCTTTGGCATCAGTGAGCCGATCAATGGTGAGCCCGTGACCACAGCGAATGGATCAACGATCGGATTTCTCTGTCACTCACCCGAGCAGGTAAAGGAGTTGCACGATGTGGCCGTGGCTCACGGCGCTCGGTCCGTGGAGGACCCTCCCGGGCCCCGAAACAGCAGCATGGGCGTCATGCACCTGAGTTACTTTCTTGACCCCGATGGTCACAAGATCTGTGGTATCCACCGCCCCGGGTAG
- a CDS encoding ABC transporter ATP-binding protein codes for MLSLSDISLTAETTTSFSHSFAAGEISVVLGANQSGKTDLCRLIAGLNTRARGKISLDGQSLDSLSPRQRPVGMVYQAFVNYPNLTVFENIASPLRAQKTDAATMQATVGSLAEKLQISALLQRYPHELSGGQQQRVAIARAMAKGALVLLLDEPLVNLDFKLRESLELELRDLLRASQTTVIYTSSDPRDAFTLGDQLLLLHKGQKLQCGTPLSVYENPESAEAMALMADPDINRFYRDDTLCALRPEHLSLSAAPGAGTAAIEFDMRVIACETSGSESFIHGEVEGREWVLRQGGMLSVAVGQDLKISAAERDVVRF; via the coding sequence ATGCTGAGCCTGAGCGACATATCACTGACCGCCGAGACGACTACATCGTTCTCTCACAGCTTCGCGGCGGGCGAAATCTCCGTGGTGCTGGGCGCCAACCAATCGGGCAAGACCGACCTCTGCAGGCTCATCGCCGGATTAAACACCCGTGCCCGCGGCAAAATATCTCTCGACGGACAATCCCTGGATTCTCTGTCACCTCGGCAGCGTCCCGTGGGTATGGTGTATCAGGCCTTCGTGAATTACCCGAACCTGACGGTGTTTGAAAACATTGCTTCTCCTCTGAGAGCGCAAAAAACCGATGCGGCGACGATGCAAGCCACCGTCGGCTCCCTCGCCGAAAAGCTGCAGATTAGCGCGCTGTTACAGCGCTACCCTCACGAGCTGTCCGGGGGGCAACAGCAGCGCGTTGCCATCGCCCGCGCCATGGCCAAGGGAGCGCTCGTCCTGCTCCTTGACGAGCCCCTGGTGAATCTCGACTTTAAACTGCGCGAGTCTCTGGAGCTGGAGCTTCGCGACCTTCTCCGTGCCTCGCAGACCACGGTCATCTACACCAGCAGCGATCCCCGGGATGCCTTCACCCTCGGTGATCAGTTGTTACTTCTCCACAAGGGCCAAAAACTACAGTGCGGTACGCCCCTGTCGGTCTATGAAAACCCCGAATCGGCCGAAGCCATGGCGCTGATGGCCGATCCCGATATCAATCGCTTCTACCGCGACGACACACTCTGCGCTCTTCGGCCCGAGCATCTCAGCCTGAGCGCCGCCCCTGGCGCCGGCACAGCCGCCATAGAATTTGATATGCGCGTCATTGCCTGCGAGACCAGTGGCAGCGAATCCTTCATACACGGCGAAGTGGAAGGCCGCGAGTGGGTATTACGCCAAGGGGGCATGCTGTCCGTCGCGGTGGGTCAGGATTTAAAGATCAGCGCCGCTGAGCGCGATGTCGTGAGATTCTGA
- a CDS encoding ABC transporter ATP-binding protein: protein MAAISLENLSFRYPGASEDTLSNLQLEIADGEAHALLGASGAGKTTLLNILSGLLFPSAGSLRFNGNDVSRQSGRERRVAQVFQFPVLYESLSVAENLAFPLKTRKSDAGLIAERIAYICDELEICDLRELKPAALSLFQKQLVAVGKALVSPDVAMVLLDEPLTAVEPRTKWRLRQTLRRIQEDLKVTMIYVTHDQTEALTFADRVSVLSAGGLLQTDTPERLYAAPAHEFVGHFVGSPGMNFLPGQALGLGDVERVGFRPEWGTLSRGDADSPANTDKPAAQGSIGAEVLRTRLQGAQGGEAFGLITLSTAHGEVTVRGPMAGNSLQPGDGLQLQLSRCVCFENQTLVREIDFL, encoded by the coding sequence ATGGCCGCCATCAGCCTAGAGAACCTGAGCTTTCGTTACCCCGGCGCGTCCGAAGACACCCTGTCCAATCTTCAGCTGGAGATCGCAGACGGCGAGGCCCATGCGCTGTTGGGTGCCAGCGGCGCAGGGAAAACAACACTTCTGAACATCTTGTCGGGGCTTCTTTTTCCCAGTGCCGGCAGTCTGCGTTTCAATGGCAATGATGTATCCCGCCAGTCAGGCCGGGAGCGCAGGGTTGCCCAGGTGTTTCAGTTCCCCGTCCTCTATGAATCCCTCAGCGTCGCCGAGAACCTCGCCTTCCCCCTGAAAACGCGCAAGTCCGACGCCGGTCTTATCGCAGAGAGGATTGCCTATATTTGCGATGAGCTTGAGATCTGCGATCTTCGTGAGCTCAAGCCCGCAGCGCTATCCCTGTTCCAGAAGCAATTAGTCGCCGTGGGCAAGGCCCTGGTCTCCCCCGATGTTGCCATGGTGCTGTTGGACGAACCTCTAACAGCGGTGGAGCCCCGCACCAAGTGGCGTCTCCGGCAAACGCTGCGGCGGATACAGGAGGATCTCAAGGTCACCATGATCTACGTAACCCACGACCAAACCGAAGCCCTCACCTTCGCTGATCGCGTCTCCGTACTCTCCGCCGGGGGCCTGCTGCAAACGGATACCCCTGAGAGGCTTTACGCGGCCCCCGCCCATGAATTCGTCGGACATTTCGTGGGCAGCCCCGGCATGAACTTTTTACCCGGACAGGCCCTGGGTTTAGGCGATGTCGAGCGTGTGGGCTTTCGTCCCGAGTGGGGAACCCTGAGCCGTGGAGATGCCGATAGCCCCGCGAATACGGACAAACCGGCTGCCCAAGGCTCAATCGGGGCGGAGGTTTTACGCACTCGACTCCAGGGCGCTCAGGGCGGCGAGGCTTTCGGCTTGATCACACTGAGCACGGCTCACGGCGAAGTTACCGTGCGCGGGCCTATGGCGGGCAACAGTCTTCAACCCGGCGATGGTTTACAGCTGCAGCTGAGCCGCTGTGTGTGCTTCGAAAACCAGACATTGGTCCGCGAAATTGACTTCCTTTAA
- a CDS encoding carbohydrate ABC transporter permease gives MTSFKPRNNRAWLGVLPVLLIVAFSAVIPLMTVVNYSVQDILDFNSRFFVGFEWYRETLRDPRFIEAFLRQLLFSFTILLIEVPLGVAVAKGINRNSRFTAVTLILLAIPLLIPWNVVGTIWQIYARPDIGLLGWSINALGITYNYTTEPLHAWVTLIAMDVWHWTSLIALLAFAGLTSIPAPYYQAAELDGASRWQVFRYVELPRLRGVLIIGVLLRLMDSFMIYTEPFVLTGGGPGNATTMLSQHLATMAVGQFDLGPAAAFSVIYFLFVLLFCWVFYTSVVRSDDA, from the coding sequence TTGACTTCCTTTAAACCCCGGAACAATCGCGCCTGGCTGGGGGTGCTCCCGGTGCTGCTTATCGTCGCCTTCAGCGCCGTCATACCCCTCATGACCGTCGTCAACTATTCCGTACAGGACATTCTCGACTTCAATTCGCGGTTTTTTGTGGGTTTTGAGTGGTACCGGGAGACGCTCAGGGATCCCCGCTTTATCGAGGCTTTCCTGAGGCAGCTGTTGTTCAGCTTTACCATCTTGCTTATCGAGGTGCCCCTGGGAGTCGCCGTCGCGAAAGGTATCAACCGGAACAGCCGGTTCACCGCCGTGACCCTGATACTCCTGGCCATACCCCTGCTCATTCCCTGGAACGTGGTGGGCACCATCTGGCAGATATACGCCCGCCCGGACATCGGACTTCTGGGCTGGAGCATCAACGCTCTGGGTATCACCTACAACTACACCACGGAGCCCCTCCACGCCTGGGTGACCTTGATAGCCATGGACGTCTGGCACTGGACATCCCTCATTGCCCTGCTGGCCTTTGCAGGCCTTACGTCCATTCCGGCCCCCTACTATCAGGCCGCGGAGCTCGACGGCGCCAGCCGCTGGCAGGTGTTTCGCTACGTGGAGCTACCCCGCTTGCGGGGCGTCCTCATCATCGGGGTACTTCTTAGGCTCATGGACAGCTTTATGATCTACACTGAGCCCTTTGTGCTGACCGGCGGCGGTCCCGGTAACGCCACGACCATGTTGAGCCAGCACCTGGCCACGATGGCTGTGGGACAGTTTGATCTCGGGCCCGCCGCTGCATTTTCCGTGATCTATTTCCTCTTTGTACTGCTGTTTTGCTGGGTCTTTTACACCAGCGTGGTGCGCAGCGATGATGCATAA
- a CDS encoding carbohydrate ABC transporter permease, with translation MMHKGRLSRVVLLLYGVYLLLPLYWLLSMALRSNADIMGDFSFLPPTITWGNFGEIFSNPVWYEGFVHSLSYVGINTVISLAVAIPAAYAFSRYRFLGDKQLFFWLLTNRMAPPAVFLLPFFQLYSAVGLFDTPLAVALAHCLFTVPLSVWILEGFFSGVPTELDEMAQIDGHSFLHFFLRIFLPVNRGAIGVTLFFCFMFSWVELLLARTLSGASSKPIVVVMTRTVSASGVDWGVLAAAGVLTVLPGVLVVWFVRKDLVKGFALGRVS, from the coding sequence ATGATGCATAAGGGCCGCCTGAGTCGTGTCGTACTCCTGCTGTACGGCGTGTACCTGCTTCTGCCGCTCTATTGGCTGCTGTCTATGGCACTGCGCAGCAACGCCGACATCATGGGTGATTTCTCCTTCCTGCCCCCCACCATTACCTGGGGGAACTTCGGAGAGATTTTCTCCAACCCCGTCTGGTATGAAGGCTTTGTCCATTCCCTGAGCTACGTGGGCATCAACACGGTGATTTCCCTGGCGGTGGCGATTCCCGCGGCCTATGCGTTTTCGCGCTATCGATTCCTTGGGGACAAGCAGCTGTTTTTCTGGCTCCTGACCAATCGGATGGCACCGCCGGCGGTATTCCTGTTGCCGTTCTTCCAACTTTACTCTGCCGTGGGGCTGTTCGACACGCCCCTTGCCGTTGCTCTGGCCCACTGCCTGTTTACCGTCCCCCTGTCTGTATGGATTCTGGAGGGTTTTTTCTCAGGGGTCCCAACGGAACTGGATGAAATGGCGCAGATCGACGGACACAGTTTTCTGCACTTTTTTCTGCGTATTTTTCTGCCAGTCAATCGCGGGGCCATCGGGGTCACCCTGTTCTTCTGTTTTATGTTCAGCTGGGTGGAGCTACTCCTGGCACGAACACTCTCTGGCGCGTCGAGCAAACCCATTGTCGTCGTGATGACACGAACCGTTAGCGCATCGGGCGTGGACTGGGGTGTCCTGGCGGCAGCGGGAGTGCTGACGGTGCTACCGGGCGTGCTTGTCGTGTGGTTCGTCCGCAAAGACCTTGTGAAGGGCTTTGCCCTGGGACGGGTGTCATGA
- a CDS encoding DUF2160 domain-containing protein yields the protein MSWMAWTLPTAIFFSAIGLALLSLTALEILKPTTRARGFLPMATTRGDRFFISLLSAAFIHLLWLGTLTSGLWLASALSLLWAFLLMRWG from the coding sequence ATGAGCTGGATGGCCTGGACCCTGCCCACAGCGATCTTCTTCAGCGCCATTGGACTCGCCCTGCTGTCGCTGACGGCCCTGGAGATACTCAAACCCACAACGCGAGCCCGGGGTTTTCTTCCCATGGCGACCACGCGGGGGGACCGCTTTTTTATCAGCCTCCTGAGTGCGGCGTTTATTCATCTCCTCTGGCTGGGAACCCTCACCAGCGGGCTGTGGTTGGCCTCGGCCCTGTCCCTGCTATGGGCATTCCTACTTATGCGTTGGGGCTAA
- a CDS encoding ABC transporter substrate-binding protein gives MKTNSVPLPTTVFPVLPVLPAVVLAGTLLAGCSEESADAPAVVATHFSANAERWLEEFQPSTLSREEQRAELAWFTEAAEDFRGMSINVASESLTTHEYESTELAKAFYDVTGIRVTHDLIQEGDVIEKLQTQMQTGENVYDAYVNDSDLIGTHARYGYVVPLSDFMTGDGAGVTSPTLDLDDFIGISFTTGPDGKIYQLPDQQFANLYWFRYDWFTTPALQEQFEGIYGYPLGVPVNWSAYEDIAEFFSVHVKEIDGQRVYGHMDYGKKDPSLGWRFTDAWLSMAGAGDAGIPNGLPVDEWGIRVEDCRPVGSSVSRGGATNGPAAVYALSKYMDWLKRFAPPEAGGMTFSEAGPVPAQGHIAQQIFWYTTFTADMIQAGLAVVNSDGTPKWRMAPSPHGPYWSEGMKLGYQDTGSWTLLKSTPLERRKAAWLYAQFVTSKTVSLKKTLVGLTPIRKSDLESQAMTDLAPKLGGLVEFYRSPARTLWTPTGTNVPDYPKLAQLWWANVANAVSGEVTPQVAMDTLAQQQDRIMGRLEQHGVLGECGPALNEPRDPQYWLDQPGAPKAKLREEKPQGETVPYDELIKVWAAG, from the coding sequence GTGAAAACCAACTCCGTCCCTCTTCCCACAACTGTCTTTCCGGTTTTGCCCGTTTTGCCCGCCGTTGTCCTGGCCGGCACCCTGCTAGCGGGCTGTTCGGAAGAGAGCGCCGACGCCCCCGCGGTGGTAGCCACACACTTTTCTGCCAATGCGGAACGCTGGCTGGAGGAGTTTCAGCCCTCAACGCTGAGCCGGGAAGAGCAAAGGGCAGAGCTTGCCTGGTTTACGGAGGCCGCCGAGGATTTTCGCGGCATGTCGATCAACGTGGCCTCGGAGAGCCTCACCACCCACGAATATGAAAGCACGGAGCTTGCTAAAGCCTTTTATGACGTGACGGGTATCCGGGTCACCCATGACCTGATTCAGGAAGGCGACGTCATCGAAAAGCTGCAGACGCAAATGCAAACCGGTGAGAACGTTTACGATGCCTACGTCAACGACTCCGACCTCATTGGCACGCACGCCCGCTATGGTTATGTGGTGCCCCTAAGCGACTTCATGACGGGTGACGGCGCAGGAGTCACCTCCCCTACCCTGGATCTCGACGATTTTATCGGGATCAGCTTTACCACCGGCCCCGACGGCAAAATCTACCAGCTGCCGGACCAGCAGTTTGCCAACCTTTACTGGTTTCGCTACGACTGGTTCACCACCCCTGCCCTTCAGGAGCAGTTTGAGGGCATTTACGGCTACCCCCTGGGCGTGCCCGTGAACTGGTCCGCCTACGAAGACATCGCAGAGTTCTTCAGCGTGCATGTCAAAGAAATAGATGGCCAGCGTGTTTATGGCCACATGGATTATGGTAAGAAAGACCCCTCCCTTGGCTGGCGCTTTACGGACGCCTGGCTGTCCATGGCAGGGGCCGGCGATGCGGGCATTCCCAACGGCTTGCCCGTGGACGAGTGGGGTATCCGCGTCGAGGATTGCCGCCCCGTGGGCTCCAGTGTCAGTCGTGGTGGTGCCACCAATGGCCCTGCTGCTGTCTATGCGCTGTCAAAATACATGGATTGGCTCAAGCGCTTTGCACCACCCGAGGCCGGTGGCATGACCTTCTCTGAAGCAGGACCCGTTCCGGCTCAGGGTCACATCGCCCAGCAGATTTTCTGGTACACCACCTTTACCGCGGACATGATTCAAGCGGGCCTCGCCGTAGTGAATAGTGATGGAACACCCAAATGGCGCATGGCGCCTTCTCCACACGGACCCTACTGGAGCGAGGGTATGAAGCTGGGTTATCAGGACACGGGATCCTGGACACTGCTCAAGAGTACCCCTCTGGAGCGTCGTAAGGCCGCCTGGCTGTACGCGCAGTTTGTTACCTCAAAAACCGTGTCCTTGAAAAAAACCCTCGTGGGCCTCACGCCCATCCGTAAGTCCGATCTGGAGTCTCAGGCGATGACGGACCTCGCGCCAAAACTCGGGGGACTGGTGGAGTTTTATCGAAGCCCTGCAAGAACGCTCTGGACGCCCACGGGCACTAACGTGCCGGACTACCCCAAACTTGCACAGCTCTGGTGGGCTAACGTGGCCAACGCCGTCAGCGGTGAAGTCACACCCCAGGTCGCCATGGATACCCTTGCGCAGCAGCAGGACCGCATCATGGGCCGTCTTGAGCAACATGGCGTGCTCGGTGAATGTGGACCCGCTTTGAATGAACCGAGGGATCCGCAGTACTGGCTGGATCAGCCCGGCGCCCCCAAAGCAAAACTCAGGGAAGAAAAGCCCCAGGGCGAGACCGTGCCCTACGACGAACTCATCAAGGTCTGGGCGGCGGGATAG
- a CDS encoding RrF2 family transcriptional regulator, whose product MRLTAYSNYSMRILMYCAMHPGQLVRIQDVATAFDISKAHLLKAARHLGQLGYLSTVRGRSGGIQLGMAAERIDIGAVIRAVEDSGEFVECFNSSTNSCPIAGTCKLTGLFRRGLEAFYQELDGVTLADLVGTGTELRSRLPLLELA is encoded by the coding sequence ATGCGGCTGACTGCCTATTCCAATTACTCCATGCGGATTCTTATGTACTGCGCCATGCACCCCGGTCAGCTCGTGCGCATTCAGGACGTCGCTACCGCCTTTGATATTTCCAAAGCTCACTTGTTGAAAGCGGCCCGACACCTCGGGCAACTGGGCTACCTGTCGACGGTGCGAGGTCGCAGCGGAGGTATTCAGCTGGGGATGGCGGCGGAGCGCATTGATATCGGAGCGGTGATAAGAGCCGTCGAGGACAGTGGCGAATTCGTGGAGTGTTTTAACTCCTCGACCAACAGCTGTCCCATCGCGGGAACCTGCAAACTCACCGGTTTGTTTCGGCGGGGTCTGGAGGCCTTTTACCAGGAATTGGATGGGGTGACTCTTGCCGATCTCGTAGGCACGGGAACAGAGTTAAGGTCCAGATTGCCGCTGCTGGAACTGGCATAG
- a CDS encoding c-type heme family protein, producing the protein MKQLNRQGITLALILTAALTSGTSHGQGQTTELPFNYLQQGRDIALLAKSELGGQLKQVMSRGGPTAAVEFCNENALPITRSVSTEAGALISRVSDRPRNPANGANASELAYIATAKSLLASGKPVKPSLQDINGRKVGFYPIVTSGTCLLCHGDETSQISPDTLSVIDALYPDDQATGYGLEELRGIFVVSMEAEG; encoded by the coding sequence ATGAAACAGCTCAACAGACAAGGCATCACCCTCGCACTGATACTCACCGCCGCATTAACGTCGGGGACTAGTCACGGTCAGGGGCAGACCACGGAGCTCCCCTTCAACTATCTGCAGCAGGGCCGGGATATTGCGCTCCTCGCAAAAAGTGAGCTGGGCGGACAGTTGAAGCAGGTTATGAGCCGCGGCGGCCCCACCGCCGCCGTTGAATTCTGTAATGAGAACGCCTTGCCAATCACCCGCTCTGTTTCTACAGAAGCGGGGGCACTGATCTCGCGCGTCAGTGACCGGCCGCGCAACCCTGCCAATGGGGCCAACGCTTCTGAGCTCGCTTACATAGCAACGGCAAAGTCACTGCTGGCCAGCGGAAAGCCTGTAAAGCCCTCTCTTCAGGACATCAATGGGAGGAAAGTCGGTTTTTATCCCATCGTAACGAGCGGCACCTGCCTCCTGTGCCACGGCGACGAGACTTCGCAGATATCCCCCGATACGCTCTCCGTGATCGACGCCCTGTATCCCGATGACCAGGCCACCGGCTACGGACTCGAGGAACTGAGAGGGATCTTTGTCGTGAGCATGGAAGCGGAAGGATGA
- a CDS encoding amidohydrolase has translation MRDLKVTLVQQALVWEDPIANQEHFAAVLQKAQPVTDLILLPEMFTTGFSMNAEANAEEAGGVSQDWLQSQARVYDCAIAGSVATREDGRVYNRLLFVTPERVEIYDKRHLFRMAGEHEHYAAGDQRVVLEWRGWRIKPEICYDLRFPVFSRNRDDYDLLFFVANWPSPRAHHWRALLKARAIENLACVVGVNRVGVDGNGLNYSGDSLAFDQQGTVLADLESRAAVETVCFSGKALEDYRATFPTPMDADPFILEL, from the coding sequence ATGCGCGATTTAAAAGTCACCCTTGTTCAGCAAGCCCTGGTGTGGGAAGACCCCATCGCCAATCAGGAACACTTTGCGGCGGTGCTCCAAAAAGCCCAACCCGTAACGGATCTGATACTTCTGCCCGAGATGTTTACTACGGGGTTTTCCATGAACGCCGAAGCTAACGCCGAAGAGGCCGGGGGCGTCTCCCAGGACTGGTTACAGTCGCAGGCGCGTGTTTATGACTGCGCTATCGCGGGAAGTGTCGCCACGCGAGAAGATGGCCGTGTCTACAATCGATTGTTGTTTGTCACGCCGGAGCGCGTCGAGATCTACGACAAACGCCATTTGTTTCGCATGGCGGGAGAGCATGAGCATTATGCTGCGGGGGATCAGCGCGTTGTTCTGGAGTGGCGGGGCTGGAGAATCAAGCCGGAAATTTGCTATGACCTGCGGTTTCCCGTGTTCAGCCGCAATCGCGACGATTACGATTTGCTGTTTTTTGTGGCGAACTGGCCCTCACCGCGGGCGCATCACTGGCGCGCATTATTGAAGGCGCGAGCGATTGAGAACCTGGCCTGTGTGGTGGGTGTCAACAGAGTCGGTGTGGACGGCAACGGTCTCAACTACAGCGGAGACAGTTTGGCCTTTGATCAACAGGGGACCGTCCTTGCGGATCTGGAATCGCGCGCTGCGGTTGAAACCGTGTGCTTCAGTGGAAAAGCTTTAGAGGATTATCGCGCTACTTTTCCTACGCCTATGGATGCTGACCCCTTCATCTTAGAGCTTTGA